In one Winogradskyella sp. MH6 genomic region, the following are encoded:
- a CDS encoding serine O-acetyltransferase, with protein MIKNKADYIEYLNRDRIALEVNNDSLSSKIKNLFFPNPVWRFQRLMRKLEYYTNCKNKGLYKIYILYLKYKYRSISIKLNFSIPINIFGPGLSIVHYGTIIINYTTKIGANCRMHACVNIGASGGEIQGPILGDNVYIAPGAKIFGNIRIPNNTAIGANSVVNKSFEKEHTIIAGIPAKELGSIDIKKLIRHG; from the coding sequence ATGATAAAAAATAAAGCAGATTATATAGAATACTTAAATAGAGATAGAATTGCTTTAGAAGTAAATAATGATTCCTTGTCTAGTAAAATAAAAAATCTTTTTTTTCCAAACCCAGTGTGGCGTTTTCAAAGATTAATGAGAAAACTAGAGTATTACACAAACTGTAAAAACAAAGGACTATACAAAATTTATATTCTATATCTTAAATATAAATATAGGTCAATTTCAATAAAACTTAATTTTTCTATTCCAATTAATATTTTTGGTCCAGGACTTTCAATAGTACATTACGGAACCATCATAATTAATTACACCACCAAGATAGGTGCTAACTGCAGAATGCATGCCTGTGTTAATATTGGTGCATCAGGTGGAGAAATACAAGGTCCTATTTTAGGTGACAATGTATATATAGCACCAGGCGCTAAAATTTTTGGTAATATTAGAATACCCAATAATACTGCTATTGGAGCTAATTCTGTAGTAAATAAATCTTTTGAAAAAGAGCATACAATTATTGCTGGTATACCTGCGAAAGAGCTGGGCAGCATCGATATAAAAAAACTAATTAGGCATGGGTAA
- a CDS encoding lipopolysaccharide biosynthesis protein produces MKNAKVGVFFFTVSIFLQFFSRKIFLDELGDDFIGLESTLRSILGFLNLAELGIGTAIGFTLYKPLFDKNENEINKIIALLGVLYKKIGLAILAVGVIISLFFPFIFSDTNFSLLLIYFVFYTLMTSTLLAYFVNYHASLFGADQKGYIIQKYFQSFNIIRVLLQVVIVLYYKNFYLYIILELLFSIIYSIALRKKIKQIYPWLIINYNEKSSIIKEYPQIIKKIKQVFFHKMSQFVKNGTDNLLIYGLINLQSVAMFGNYFLVFSKLNSLIMMAFAGTGSAVGNLIAEDDNENIKKVFWELVTIQFFIAGFFSLTIYHTLDNLIVLWLGEKYVLSQLILILFISNFFVMQISSTIDRFKNAYGLYSDVWAAVFEAIINLAVSFILGKIYGIAGIIMGTLSSMFIIAVLWKPYFLFKHGFKKNVLTYWKGLLPILFIFALSAFSVNFLVDKFFVSDSSLSIIDWILHSTKITILVLVIYGTLLFSFIKSFRVFIYRVKNLIMQKISH; encoded by the coding sequence TTGAAAAATGCAAAAGTCGGTGTGTTTTTTTTCACCGTATCTATTTTTCTTCAATTTTTTTCTAGAAAGATTTTCTTAGATGAACTTGGTGATGACTTCATAGGCTTAGAATCGACGTTGAGAAGTATTTTAGGCTTTCTTAATTTAGCTGAACTAGGTATTGGAACTGCTATAGGCTTTACACTATACAAACCTCTTTTTGATAAAAATGAAAATGAAATAAATAAAATTATAGCATTACTTGGCGTACTGTATAAAAAAATTGGATTAGCTATTCTAGCAGTTGGAGTAATTATTTCTCTTTTTTTTCCATTCATTTTTTCTGACACAAATTTTTCTCTACTACTTATATACTTTGTATTCTATACCTTAATGACCTCTACTCTATTAGCTTATTTTGTAAACTATCATGCAAGTTTGTTTGGTGCTGATCAAAAAGGATACATTATACAAAAGTATTTTCAGAGTTTTAATATTATCCGTGTATTACTACAAGTAGTTATTGTATTGTATTATAAAAATTTCTACTTGTACATAATATTAGAACTCTTATTCAGTATAATTTACAGCATTGCTTTAAGAAAAAAAATAAAACAAATTTATCCTTGGTTAATTATAAATTATAATGAGAAATCTTCAATAATTAAAGAATACCCACAGATCATTAAAAAGATAAAGCAAGTATTCTTCCATAAAATGAGTCAATTTGTAAAAAATGGAACAGATAATCTTTTAATATATGGGTTAATTAATCTTCAGAGTGTCGCAATGTTCGGAAACTATTTTTTGGTGTTTTCAAAATTAAATAGTCTTATTATGATGGCTTTTGCAGGAACAGGCTCTGCAGTTGGAAATCTTATAGCCGAAGACGATAACGAGAACATAAAAAAAGTATTTTGGGAATTAGTAACAATACAATTTTTTATTGCTGGTTTTTTTAGTTTAACAATCTATCACACTTTAGATAATCTTATTGTTTTATGGTTAGGGGAAAAATACGTACTTTCTCAACTCATCCTTATTCTATTTATTTCAAACTTTTTTGTTATGCAGATTAGTTCGACCATAGACCGTTTTAAAAATGCATATGGACTATATTCTGACGTATGGGCAGCTGTTTTTGAAGCAATTATCAATTTGGCCGTATCATTTATCTTAGGGAAAATTTATGGTATTGCTGGCATAATAATGGGTACTCTTTCTAGTATGTTTATAATTGCTGTACTTTGGAAACCCTATTTTTTGTTTAAACATGGTTTTAAAAAAAATGTTTTAACCTATTGGAAAGGGTTACTACCCATTCTATTTATTTTTGCATTATCTGCTTTTTCTGTGAACTTTTTGGTTGATAAGTTTTTTGTTTCCGATTCAAGCCTGAGTATAATTGATTGGATATTGCATTCAACAAAAATTACCATTTTGGTTCTTGTCATTTACGGAACCTTGTTGTTTAGTTTTATTAAAAGTTTTCGAGTTTTTATTTACAGAGTTAAAAACTTAATAATGCAAAAAATAAGTCATTAA
- a CDS encoding ATP-grasp fold amidoligase family protein, with protein sequence MGKNDKKTLRGRISNFYRNSNFGYNLMRPFYKVYEFGLKLIPDKVFIKWYFKRYMGYSFDLDNPKTLNEKITWLKLYDRTDLHTLVADKYTVRSYIADKIGEEYLIPLLYHTKNASDIKPENLPDCDFIIKNNHDSGGYLIVKDKASVDWPKVQKQFKRSLKENFYYSTREWQYKNIEPRIIVEELLSTEKGEIPNDYKFHCFNGKLAFVHVDIARFGDRRRNLYDANWNFIPCVWQYDNGEMEEKPELFEKMKSLAETIAKDFIYSRVDFYAVKGKIYFGEITFHHHSGTQKFKTPGCDLKFGKLLKLGIENE encoded by the coding sequence ATGGGTAAAAATGACAAAAAGACCTTAAGAGGCAGAATTTCAAATTTTTATAGAAATTCAAATTTTGGATATAATCTAATGAGACCTTTTTATAAAGTATATGAATTTGGCCTTAAACTTATACCTGATAAGGTTTTTATAAAATGGTATTTTAAAAGATATATGGGTTACTCCTTTGATCTTGACAACCCTAAAACATTAAATGAAAAAATAACTTGGTTAAAATTATATGACAGAACAGACCTACATACACTAGTTGCTGATAAATATACCGTTAGATCTTATATAGCAGATAAAATTGGTGAAGAATATCTAATTCCTTTACTCTATCACACAAAGAATGCCTCAGATATAAAACCTGAAAATTTACCAGATTGTGATTTTATCATTAAAAACAACCATGACAGCGGTGGTTACTTAATTGTTAAAGACAAAGCTTCAGTAGATTGGCCAAAGGTACAGAAACAATTTAAGAGAAGTTTAAAAGAGAATTTTTATTATTCAACAAGAGAATGGCAATATAAAAACATTGAACCAAGGATAATAGTAGAGGAACTATTATCAACAGAAAAAGGAGAAATACCCAATGACTATAAATTTCATTGTTTTAATGGCAAATTAGCTTTTGTACATGTTGATATTGCTCGTTTTGGTGACCGAAGAAGAAATTTATATGATGCCAATTGGAATTTTATACCTTGTGTTTGGCAATATGATAATGGTGAGATGGAAGAAAAACCAGAGTTATTTGAAAAGATGAAAAGTCTAGCAGAAACTATAGCTAAGGACTTTATCTATTCTAGAGTTGATTTTTATGCCGTGAAAGGGAAAATTTATTTTGGTGAAATTACATTTCACCACCACTCAGGTACACAAAAATTTAAAACCCCTGGGTGTGATCTTAAATTTGGAAAACTATTAAAATTAGGTATTGAAAATGAATAA
- a CDS encoding Ig-like domain-containing protein, whose product MKNLHVRKECYVLFLLFLSLFYTNIYSQQLAFPSAMGAGAYSTGGRGGEVVHVTNLNDSGVGSLRWALTDDVNRINSRTIVFDVSGVIQLNSDIYMSNNGNPGYYAHGITIAGQTAPQGNITITGGKIFLVGIDDVVIRYVKFRSTANVSGCLQSQGGDDIIFDHLTGSHVEAAEVTFSMVSNNAAEEGLTTGKTIQNCLIHDSGLGLILGDTSPPNDTHHEEHTIINNVFVNVGHRVPGKIGGAVRMDIINNVAHNWFARLIRLDDWSYTLNHVGNYYSKGGRNNERSNLAYYGTRDGKIYDSDNYIDPTTNYPEWTDFVQPRIEQLPATSFVDSPFSYNNASTLNIKPVSDLKTEVVPFVGAYKYIDDNGVVVEDRDVLDASAINKAITEFDGDTSQDVTYSITLAEIPTANNTRPTDFYISNPHIPEAYLISRGITGNATIHNQVQSSGYTLLEEYLNQVDNTAPIPVINVTGVDVTPDTAEILIPDTIALTATITPNDATDQSGVWTSSDETIATVDASGIVTPVTVGEVIITFTTNDGGYSDTSVITVFPEAFEANAGLDQTICQGESVVLSASGGITYLWSNGETTASIEVSPTVTTTYTVTAFDDSGNSDDDTVTVTVNELPIAEAGDDQTICEGDTVTLTASGGNEYLWSTGETTASISVAPTSDTLYSVEVTTNGCSSTDDVNVFVNPFPNITVSNDVTIMDGETTTLTVSGSDNYLWSTGETTESIEVTPSVTTTYTVTSTSVNGCTSNGEVTVTVVPELIANAGEDVEICSGEETILTASGGVSYTWNTGETSAQITVSPNTTTTYTVTVEDAFGNSDSDSVTVTVNDSPTLNITEDLTIVEGESIQLTVSGASTYAWSTGETSNTINVSPNETTIYTVIGTTATCSTEAQVTVTVEELLVVSAGQDENVCENDTYEVVLTASSGDSYLWSTGETTQSIIVSPLSTTTYTVTVTSGIQEDTDDVTVFVNPNPDVVILNGESVDIMSGDFITLSASGANTYEWNNGATQPNIAVSPSQTTTYEVRGYIGDCYDEKQVTVNVIPEVEADAGEDQEICLGDVVTLTASGGDEYVWSTGETTQSIQVSPTETTEYTVTVFNALDFDEDTVTVFVDSNCTDDGGVIEDPIDGTELDFEFSVFPNPATEFVDIKLSGSDQLTGFYIYDITGKLILQKRVENESLSVSSTTRIDVSSFRPGIYLIKLADIRRELYKRLIVR is encoded by the coding sequence TTGAAAAACCTACATGTTAGAAAAGAATGCTATGTTCTCTTTTTACTTTTTTTATCCCTTTTTTATACTAACATTTATTCCCAGCAGTTAGCTTTCCCTTCAGCTATGGGTGCAGGAGCTTACTCTACAGGTGGTAGAGGAGGTGAGGTTGTACACGTAACAAACTTAAACGATAGTGGAGTAGGGTCTTTAAGATGGGCTTTAACGGATGATGTTAATAGAATTAATAGTAGAACAATCGTTTTTGATGTTAGCGGTGTGATTCAATTAAATAGCGATATATACATGAGTAATAATGGTAATCCGGGTTATTATGCTCATGGTATCACTATTGCAGGTCAAACAGCACCACAAGGTAATATCACTATTACTGGTGGTAAAATATTCTTAGTAGGTATAGATGATGTCGTTATTAGATATGTTAAGTTCAGATCAACTGCAAATGTAAGTGGATGCTTGCAATCACAAGGTGGTGATGATATAATATTTGACCATTTAACTGGCAGCCACGTAGAAGCAGCTGAAGTTACATTTAGTATGGTTTCAAATAATGCGGCTGAGGAAGGACTTACAACAGGGAAAACAATACAAAATTGTTTGATTCATGATTCAGGTTTGGGGCTCATTTTAGGAGATACTTCCCCTCCAAATGATACTCATCATGAAGAACATACAATTATAAATAATGTTTTCGTAAATGTAGGACATAGAGTACCTGGTAAAATTGGTGGTGCGGTAAGAATGGATATTATTAATAATGTTGCTCATAATTGGTTTGCTCGTCTAATTAGGCTTGATGATTGGTCCTATACACTTAATCATGTTGGTAATTATTACAGTAAAGGTGGTAGAAATAACGAAAGATCAAATCTAGCTTATTATGGTACAAGAGATGGTAAAATATATGATAGCGATAATTATATAGATCCAACTACAAATTATCCAGAGTGGACGGATTTTGTTCAACCAAGAATAGAACAATTACCTGCAACAAGTTTTGTAGACTCACCTTTTTCATACAATAATGCTAGTACATTAAACATTAAACCTGTGTCAGATTTAAAAACTGAAGTAGTACCATTTGTAGGTGCATATAAATATATTGATGATAACGGTGTAGTTGTAGAGGATAGAGATGTATTAGATGCTTCTGCAATAAATAAAGCCATTACAGAATTTGACGGAGACACATCTCAAGATGTTACATATAGTATTACTTTGGCTGAAATACCAACAGCGAATAATACCAGACCAACTGATTTTTATATATCAAATCCTCACATACCAGAGGCTTATCTAATTTCAAGAGGTATTACAGGTAATGCCACTATTCATAATCAAGTACAATCTTCAGGTTATACGTTATTAGAAGAATATCTTAACCAAGTAGATAATACAGCTCCTATTCCAGTTATTAATGTTACAGGTGTTGATGTAACTCCGGATACTGCAGAAATTTTAATTCCAGATACTATCGCATTAACAGCTACCATAACACCTAATGATGCAACAGACCAATCAGGAGTATGGACTAGTAGTGATGAAACTATTGCAACTGTTGATGCGAGTGGAATCGTTACTCCAGTTACAGTAGGTGAAGTAATAATTACTTTTACCACTAATGATGGTGGATATTCTGATACATCAGTCATAACGGTTTTTCCAGAAGCGTTCGAAGCGAACGCAGGACTGGATCAAACTATTTGCCAAGGGGAGTCCGTTGTGCTCTCAGCATCTGGTGGAATAACTTATTTATGGAGTAACGGGGAAACTACAGCTTCAATAGAAGTTAGTCCAACAGTTACGACCACATATACAGTTACTGCTTTTGATGACTCAGGAAATAGTGATGATGATACAGTAACGGTAACGGTTAATGAACTGCCTATTGCTGAAGCAGGAGACGACCAAACAATATGTGAGGGAGATACAGTAACACTTACTGCTAGTGGAGGAAATGAATATTTATGGAGTACAGGTGAGACAACAGCTTCTATTTCTGTTGCTCCAACTTCTGATACGTTATATTCAGTAGAAGTGACAACTAATGGTTGTTCAAGTACTGATGATGTTAATGTATTTGTAAATCCATTTCCAAATATTACTGTTAGTAATGATGTGACCATTATGGATGGAGAAACAACGACGCTTACTGTTAGTGGTAGTGATAATTATTTATGGAGTACAGGGGAAACTACAGAATCAATTGAAGTAACACCATCTGTAACGACCACATATACAGTAACATCTACTTCGGTAAATGGATGTACCAGTAACGGAGAAGTTACAGTTACTGTGGTTCCAGAACTTATTGCTAATGCAGGCGAAGATGTAGAGATTTGTAGCGGAGAAGAAACGATATTAACAGCTTCAGGCGGTGTAAGTTATACATGGAATACAGGTGAAACTTCTGCTCAAATAACTGTAAGTCCTAATACAACAACAACATATACGGTAACGGTTGAAGATGCTTTTGGAAATTCAGATTCAGATTCTGTAACTGTAACTGTTAATGATTCACCTACACTAAACATAACCGAAGATTTAACTATTGTAGAAGGAGAAAGTATTCAGTTGACTGTTTCGGGTGCCTCAACTTACGCATGGAGTACAGGTGAAACTAGTAATACAATTAATGTATCACCAAATGAAACAACAATATATACTGTTATTGGTACAACAGCAACTTGTTCAACAGAAGCACAAGTCACTGTAACCGTTGAAGAACTTTTAGTTGTGTCTGCTGGACAAGACGAGAATGTTTGTGAAAATGATACCTATGAAGTTGTTTTAACAGCAAGTTCAGGAGACAGTTATTTATGGAGTACAGGAGAAACAACACAAAGTATAATTGTTAGTCCATTATCTACAACTACCTATACTGTAACAGTTACTTCAGGTATACAAGAAGATACAGATGATGTTACAGTTTTTGTAAATCCTAATCCAGATGTTGTGATATTAAATGGAGAAAGTGTTGATATAATGAGTGGTGATTTCATTACATTATCTGCATCAGGTGCAAATACTTACGAATGGAATAATGGAGCAACCCAACCAAATATAGCAGTTAGTCCTTCTCAAACTACAACTTACGAAGTGAGGGGTTACATAGGTGATTGCTATGATGAAAAACAAGTAACGGTTAACGTCATTCCTGAAGTAGAAGCAGATGCTGGTGAAGATCAGGAAATTTGTTTAGGTGATGTTGTAACTTTAACAGCAAGCGGTGGTGACGAATACGTTTGGAGTACAGGAGAAACAACACAGTCTATTCAAGTATCACCAACTGAGACGACAGAATATACTGTTACAGTATTTAATGCACTTGATTTTGATGAAGATACAGTAACAGTCTTTGTTGATAGTAATTGTACTGACGATGGTGGAGTGATAGAAGATCCAATTGATGGGACAGAACTTGATTTTGAATTTTCCGTTTTTCCTAATCCTGCTACTGAATTTGTTGATATTAAACTTTCGGGAAGTGATCAATTAACAGGGTTTTATATATATGATATAACAGGCAAACTAATCTTACAAAAAAGAGTTGAAAATGAAAGTTTAAGTGTTTCTTCAACAACTAGAATAGATGTTAGCAGTTTTCGACCAGGTATATATTTGATAAAATTAGCAGATATTAGAAGAGAACTTTATAAAAGGTTAATTGTGAGATAA